The Halobacillus amylolyticus nucleotide sequence ATAGACGGGACTTAAATCAATCCCCCATGCATGCCAATATAATTGCTCCCCCATGACACCGTAATTCTGTTTGAGATATTTCAAAGGATGGCCTGCCAGTTGCCCTAAAGTTAAAATGCCCATACGGTTTAAGTTCCTCGTCATCCGCGAACCGATTCCCCATATATCATGGATATCGCAAGGCCATAACATTTCTTCGACATCCTCATAGCGGCATTCAGCGATCCCGTCACTTGCCTTCTTCGCGTGAATATCCATGACTACTTTTGCTAGAAACTTGTTTTCCCCTATACCAATAACACATTCAATTCCAAATTGTTCACGTACCTGGGTCTGAATCATTTTTGCGATATCATATGGAGGTCCATAGAGATTTTTCAACCCGTTGACTGTTACCCATAATTCGTCTACCGAGTAGATGTGTATCGCTTCTGGGGCACGAAATTCCTCATCATTTTTGATATCTCGGCCGAAACTTCTAAATAATCTCCCATATGTGCCGGGGCGATAATAAGATCAGGATCATTAGGCAGTTCAAAAAATCGACTAACATTGCTTATTCCATGCTTCTTTTTAAGAGAAGGTGATGCAGCCAAGACTATGCTCCCACGCCTACTTGTATCTCCGACCACGGCTAGTAGCGCTTTCAGAGGATCCAAGCCACGCTTAACACATTCCACGCTTGCATAGAAAGACCTTATATCAATACATAGGACATCATTCCGTGGATAACCTGTATAATTCACTTCCCTCACCCCTTATAACGAACATTTGTTCCTATTATTATATGTAGGAAATAGCTGAATGTATACTTGGAAATTATTCCAACAAAAGACCTCCTTGTGGGAATACCTATACTCAAGGGAGGACTTCGGACAATCCTTCACCAACTTAGAAGGATCAATTTCTCACCACTGATGATACAAGAAAAGGAATACGAAGAACTGCTCTCTATACATGCACATACTCCATTTAGGTGAATATCCTAACGAGGTAAAGGAGGGATTTTCATGCACGAAAATAACGTACATGGAATGCAATATGGAAATCAGATGCATCCAGGGGTCCAAGGAGCATACCAGGACGACGATGTAAAACAACTATGTAAAAGGTATAGACACTACCATGTTATAGGACAAATGAGAGACGGATCACATGTTGAGGGCATCATCACAGATATGGACGAGAATGACGTAGAGATGTTAGTTCCTGAAGAAGTTGATGGGAGCCAAGTCAACAGGCAATTTGGCTATGGATATGACGATGGCTATAATGGATATGATGATTACGATGACGATTATAATGGATATGGTGGCTACCGAAGAAGATACCGTCGATACCGACGACGTCGTTTCCCCTATCGTTTTTTCAGAAGACTATTCCCTTACCCATACTATAACTATCCTTACTATTATTAATTAGGTGATAGTAGCGGAATAAGACAAGTACTGGAAATGAGTGGTTCATCAAGAAAAGATAATAAATCCCACTTTTATGCAAGTGAAAAAGTCTTGTCAAAGCTCGCTCGATAAATTATCCCCTCTTTGGCTTAGAGGGGATAATTTCATAACCATATTTTAAAATTTTTCATAGCGAACAACTTCATCTCTCGGCACATGGTTCTTCGGTTTAGGGGGTTCGCCTGGATACCCTAGTCCTAACCCGGCAACAACTCGACATTCTTCTGGTATTCCTAAAAGATCTCTCACATACGTTTCCCGTCTCCCTGACTCTTGCTCATCTTGTAGGTTATAAACCGCACCAAATGCGGACCCAAGTCCAACCTCGACAGCTTCAAGCCAGATGAACGCACAAGCAAAGGAAGCATCTTGCAGCCAATATTTACTTACTTCCGGTTTCCCGATGACGACAATGGCCGCCTGTGCTTCTTTCTTCCATTTCATGTAAGGGGTTGTGTCAGCTAACTCATCCAAGGTGTTACGATCCTTTACGACAATCAAATATTTAGACGGAAGATTGTTACCTGTAGGCGCAAAAACTCCTGCATCCTCCACTTTCTTTAAGATATCATCTGAAATCGGCTCATCAGTGTATGATGTAATTTCACGCCGCTCCCTGATTGCTTCCGTAACATCCATCTATATCTCCCCCATTTATTTTTTAGGTGTCACATTTTCAGGTTATATACCCTAAAATTGGGAAACCAGATTAACTTGCCCGGAACATGGTCTGCCCATCGACTACTTCCCGCTCCACTTTTCCAAGCGCTTCTAAATAAATCAGTCGTGTAAGCGTAGCCATAAAAGGGCTTAAAAACAAAATAATATGTAAAGTCCCGTACATTTCCTGACATATGTCATTAGCTGTTTTCCTCTCATTCTTAACGGCATCTAAAACTCCCTGAAGACGTCCATCATGCCTCTCCCTAACTTCATTCACTCTATCAGTTAAATTGTAAATCAGATCGCCGTGGCCAGGCATAGCCACATCTGAGGGATAACTCTTTATGAGCTCTAGAGAGTTATAATATTCTGTTAGTGCATTCCTTTCTTCACCTGACCACAGCCCAATCACCGGAGAAATCCCTTTTAATAGATGATCGCCGATAATCATGACTTTGGCTTTTTTGTTGTAAAAGCAGAAGTGATCTGGAGCGTGACCCGGCGTCCAAATAGCCTCAAAGAGATCTTCGCCCAGGAAAATCTTTTCATTTTTCTCAAAAAGCCCATCAGGCTCGAAATCGTAAATAAAAGAATCATCTTGCATTTTCTCGGGAATTCCAGGTCCTCCGTGTTTTTTGACCAGGCTGTCCATTCTATCCCTGACGTTTGTTTCGCGATGCTTCTTCATTTCTTTGTAACCTAAAAGCGATGTATATACAGGAACACCGATATCCTGCTGAAACCATTTGGCTAGCCCGATGTGGTCCTGATGAGTATGTGTTAAAACCACTTTTTCGATCACGATCCCTGATTCCAGTACCCTTTCCCATGCTTCTTTTGCTTCATCCGAATAAGTACCTGTATCAATCACGGTATAACCTTCCTTACCTTTCATTAGATAAGAATTTACTTCTTCCATCCCTGATGGAAATTGGACAACCAGTTTATGTATGTCTTCAGTGATTTTTTCTAGCATGTATCTTTCCCCTTTTAGTCTAAGTTCAATATGATTATTAACTGTAACTTTAGCTCTTATAATTGGGGCCCGTCAATAAATTTATCTGAAAATTTAATTAGAGTTAAGGAAAAACTCATTCTATATTCTAAGACATTAAAATCCATAAAGTTTCCGTATGATTCTCTCCTTCTAGGGAAAATCTAAATGACAGGAGGGATTATGATGAGCCATGAATACTTATCAGTAGAGGAATTTAATGAGTTGTTGCATAAGTGGAGTGGAGAAAAGATTAAAATCTCGAAACAAGAACTTGACGACCACGATGAAACATTGATGGAACTAAATTCCATTTCTTATTCAAGAAACACCAGACGGATGGATGAATATGAGCCGATGCATGCTTTACAATTAAATGGTGCTGGAAAAATCCAAACGGAGGCTGCGGATCCTCAGACTCTTCCATCAGCATTTTACGAAATACCACTGGAAGATACGACCTTATATCAATTTGATGATTCACGTTTTTCTTTAATTACAGATAGAGGCATTTATACAATTGAGCTTGCAACCGATCGTTAATTTTTTCGTTGGTTAGGGAACATATTCATAAGGAACCAAGCATGTTTCTGGCTAGGATGCTCCCTCTCTTTTTAACTTTAGTCTTCACCTTTTGCTCGATAAAGTTCCTTCTCTAAAAAGCTATGCTTCATTAAAATAGGTGCGGCATTTGATTTGACTTATTAATCGCACAGCTGTGGTAATCCCCCACGGTTGTCATTTTTTTATAGTCACAATATACATAAATACCGCCTATCGTTCCACATGGCAAATCCATCCCGCAAAAAGTCCAGTAGAATAAAACCGGGTTATGTTCGTAAATCAGGATTCTTCCAATAGGCGTTCAATTTGATTTTCAGGGACGAAAGAAATTTTCATAATGATTTTAGAGTGCGTCCAGTATAAGACTTGTTCAATTAAATGGTCCATACATAAAAAGATGGAACGCAATTCTTTGTTCTAGAATCGCGTTCCGAGCTTGGATTACGTTCTTGGTTAGTCCGTTTATATTGGCGGTGAGACCAGTTGGTTAAAAAAACTGCACCATATACGATGCAAAATACTTAACAAATATAAGCCTTCAATATTACCCACGTTAAATATATTGTTTACATGCTACCCTTAAATGGAAAATTGACCATATATAAGAGATGCGTTTTAGCGAAACTAAGGGCAAAAAAATAGACTTTCTTATTATGTAAGAAAGCCTATGTAATGTAATTAAAACCTTCGTTAGAGAACAACAGCTTGTCTTACATGTATGCCAATCCCCTACCCTTATCCTACCATTTATACGAGGGGCGGAAATACGGAATTTATGAACTTTTCACACAATTTTCTTTAACCCTAACAGATTTTCTGCTAATATAATCAGAATAGAGAAGGCAGAAGTCCTTTCATTAGTGACCTCCCCTGGACATCTAATATATAGGTTCTCCTTCTCTATTCATTACCTAATTTATTAATACAAAGATTGGTGCCGGCACCGCCTACGCCGAACACCCTAACAACCACTTATGTTGTTCAACCTCTTACCACCATAATTGAAAGCGCTTGCAAAGTCAACCTAAAACCACTCAAGGACCTGTATTGGATTTAAGCCAGTCCATAAATAATTACCTTGTCCCACTAAAACGCCCTGCTTGGAGAAGATTCTAAACTACAGCCCTGTTTACATTTTTAATAACTGCCATTTCCTTACCAAACCAATCACCATTGTCAACAAACCCCAAATTCGAGTATAAATTATGTGCTCCAACGTTTTCTGGATGATAACCTACAACAATTTTTTTCGCATTTGGTAATTTAGCCATCTCTGAAATCATTAACTTAGTTGCCGCTTTACCTATATCCTTGCCTTGAAATCTCTTATCTATCATAATTCTATAACCCGTTAAGTTCTTCTTGAACAGAATTGCACATTAAAAGACCAACTACTTTTTCTTCAAAATAAATAGCATATGGTTTTAAACGTAGGTTCAAATTGTGATTGAGCAACTGATATAGTATTTGAGTCAATATATTTTGATTGTTTCCTAGATACTTTTAATTCACAGCATTCAAGCAATTTTCTGCATTTAATTTCAAAAGTTTCACATTAAGTGTACTCATAAATTTTTCCCTTTCAAAATTTGGGGGAAACGCTAAACCACTTTGTTAATTAGACGTTATCCCCTTACATTTATTGATGACCGAAACTTTTTGTTTGTCATAATGCTCCTTAAATAAATATTTCTTACAATTTAATAAATAAATTTTTAGACTAACTAACCAACTATACCATATTCCTTAGGAAATACTTATGTTCCTCACCCTATCCTCTCTTTTAAGCCTTACTAAATTAAACGGCCCTTTAATGGAATAAAACAGACCATACACTTTCAAAATGTATGGTCTGTATCATTATAGTTATTAAAGTTCTGTGACTACCGAGAAGGTTGTTGGAC carries:
- a CDS encoding nitroreductase family protein, with the protein product MDVTEAIRERREITSYTDEPISDDILKKVEDAGVFAPTGNNLPSKYLIVVKDRNTLDELADTTPYMKWKKEAQAAIVVIGKPEVSKYWLQDASFACAFIWLEAVEVGLGSAFGAVYNLQDEQESGRRETYVRDLLGIPEECRVVAGLGLGYPGEPPKPKNHVPRDEVVRYEKF
- a CDS encoding MBL fold metallo-hydrolase, encoding MLEKITEDIHKLVVQFPSGMEEVNSYLMKGKEGYTVIDTGTYSDEAKEAWERVLESGIVIEKVVLTHTHQDHIGLAKWFQQDIGVPVYTSLLGYKEMKKHRETNVRDRMDSLVKKHGGPGIPEKMQDDSFIYDFEPDGLFEKNEKIFLGEDLFEAIWTPGHAPDHFCFYNKKAKVMIIGDHLLKGISPVIGLWSGEERNALTEYYNSLELIKSYPSDVAMPGHGDLIYNLTDRVNEVRERHDGRLQGVLDAVKNERKTANDICQEMYGTLHIILFLSPFMATLTRLIYLEALGKVEREVVDGQTMFRAS